The Alosa sapidissima isolate fAloSap1 chromosome 16, fAloSap1.pri, whole genome shotgun sequence genome has a segment encoding these proteins:
- the LOC121685355 gene encoding zinc finger CCCH domain-containing protein 6: MASVSLFSSPPTPVLDKNMTDSELAGDEREDGELEDGEIDDEGIGIEEEVKAANEEQGEKDKEKEKEREKDKEKEREDKAHRHARKKHRRSREKSARRSKRRRRERQKHHSPSSSSSSDSYDSDYDRQERPKSKKNQGPYRDYDNQFSQHGRESGGGHGKAQRQAQHKSSDVDKYSDYSDYEEDDDFSEELSQYRHAKGTGSPGPGKGGPKDQGKRQGMKGLQKQQFGGQRGRGRGGMGRGRGAMPKNKKQKGKNWGRGKGRGADQATEGPKSARHSSAGSEEGKGAPGFQKKRPIMTQEFINQHTVEHNGRYICKYFLEGRCIKGDQCKFDHEHVVPDKKKELCKFYLQGYCSKGDNCIYMHKEYPCKFFHTGAKCYQGDNCKFSHDALNEVTQELLDKIVNTEEDNADEDEQELEDLRKQGIAPLPKPPPGVGLLPTPGSSSPQDSSQGGKKIPSLFEIKVQPTMDLAQKIGLGNRPGFYNNNSPNGGPPQFTGGPEDGQAGMMPPGPNAPLPPQPGSPGSMGGPPPLPHGGPGAPPNAPGQQPPPGFGQGPPMPPGGPPSGPPPPFHGNMPHMNRPPGPQGMMGGPQGGPPFPPMCDMPQNMPQNMAQNMPQNMQQNMPFPGMGQNPAEFFNTFFNNQNNQNTGPGDDSHTAQQQQQQAGPDAQASMQSFLPAVQKALFLHLTQQQQQQPPPQQQQQQFQPFQQQQQQQQQPPPLQQQFHQQQQQQFQQQQQQQQQFQQQADPQRPEGQGAGPASRDRDETTNWYSSDEEDGGGSVSSILKSLKKQNEMLKNQQSQQQAQGPAKPPQVPPSDPRLQKGPPSDPRVKADPRQRAADPRKSDTEPGVHDPRLSRDPRKLKPPEPSAGLSKSDAHRHPGHKPSAGGEDDEEGERELRERAVFIPLEPSASASASLRDPRCQLKQFSHIRVDILLQRPAFAHSVVWAPEDLIPLLVPKQETSINLPLPPLIADAQLNRTFGSSLPETHVSPTSAALPPDPRLAAARLKEGVGRVGTGRPGTDGKPGGEKPLDPRTYKDPRISRSSSLDSSSKPPPLKDCSPGAGGVLDPRLLRGSAGTSGSSSVVVAAAATATAVRAEPEKLPPYAPRLAASTGKGLESPTTLLGGISLYDPRNQTSQPPKAAAEEPSEPPKKTGILKPGLGKRSGSPPPAQLSPTRRSGPEGKTSDSPSNGSAAGSTGTAAAIPSVPTCPLAAPTPAPAPAVHNLPIQALAGLIRPPYSDPRLAKPSSLAPAGPPEEPDKKEEKEEKMEVGEDEERKQEEEEDDEEMDRPLKDVFKTFDPTASPFCQ; the protein is encoded by the exons ATGGCTTCTGTGAGCCTTTTCTCCAGTCCCCCTACCCCTGTTCTTGACAAAAACATGACAGACTCTGAACTGGCAGGGGATGAAAG GGAGGATGGTGAATTGGAAGATGGTGAAATTGATGACGAAGGAATCGGCATCGAGGAGGAAGTGAAGGCAGCTAATGAGGAGCAAggagaaaaagacaaagaaaaggagaaggagcgagagaaggacaaagagaaggagagagaggacaaagcTCACAGACACGCTCGCAAAAAGCACCGCCGCTCAAGAGAGAAATCTGCGAGGAGGTCTAAGAGGAGGAGACGGGAAAGACAGAAG caccacTCTCCCTCCAGCAGCTCCAGCTCTGACAGCTACGACTCGGACTACGACCGCCAAGAGAGGCCCAAGAGTAAGAAGAACCAGGGCCCATACCGGGACTACGACAACCAGTTCTCACAG CATGGACGTGAGTCCGGTGGGGGGCATGGAAAAGCTCAGAGGCAAGCCCAGCACAAGAGCAGCGATGTGGACAAGTACAGCGACTACAGCGACTACGAGGAGGACGACGACTTCTCCGAGGAGCTGTCCCAATACCGACACGCCAAAGGCACCGGCTCCCCTGGCCCGGGGAAGGGAGGCCCCAAAGACCAGGGCAAGAGGCAGGGCATGAAGGGCCTCCAGAAACAGCAGT TTGGTGGCCAGAGAGGGCGAGGCCGAGGCGGCATGGGCAGGGGCCGTGGTGCGATGCccaaaaacaagaaacagaagGGCAAGAACTGGGGCCGAGGGAAGGGCCGAGGGGCCGACCAGGCTACCGAGGGGCCCAAATCTGCCAGACACTCTTCCGCCGGCTCAGAG GAAGGGAAAGGCGCACCTGGCTTCCAGAAAAAGCGTCCCATCATGACTCAAGAGTTCATCAATCAGCACACAGTGGAACACAATGGCAGATACATCTGTAAATACTTCCTGGAGGGTCGATGCATCAAA GGTGACCAGTGCAAGTTTGATCATGAGCATGTCGTTCCCGACAAGAAAAAAGAGCTGTGCAAGTTTTACCTCCAGGGTTACTGCAGCAAAGGAGACAACTGCATCTATATGCACA AGGAGTACCCTTGCAAGTTTTTCCACACGGGAGCCAAGTGCTATCAGGGAGACAACTGCAAATTCTCCCATGATGCTTTGAATGAGGTGACACAGGAACTCTTGGATAAG ATCGTCAACACAGAGGAGGACAACGCCGATGAAGACGAGCAGGAACTGGAGGATCTGCGGAAGCAGGGCATTGCGCCCCTCCCCAAACCGCCACCTGGGGTGGGTCTGCTGCCCACACCTGGGTCCAGCAGCCCCCAGGATAGCAGCCAGGGGGGCAAGAAGATCCCCTCTCTGTTTGAGATCAAAGTGCAGCCTACCATGGACCTGGCACAGAAGATAGGCCTCGG CAACCGGCCAGGTTTCTACAACAACAACTCCCCCAATGGAGGGCCGCCCCAATTCACTGGGGGCCCCGAGGATGGCCAGGCTGGCATGATGCCCCCAGGCCCTAACGCCCCTCTGCCCCCGCAGCCGGGATCCCCAGGCTCCATGGGTGGGCCTCCGCCTCTCCCGCACGGGGGCCCAGGGGCCCCACCCAACGCCCCAGGCCAGCAGCCTCCTCCTGGGTTTGGGCAGGGCCCTCCAATGCCTCCTGGTGGGCCTCCAAGTGGGCCGCCTCCACCGTTCCACGGGAACATGCCTCACATGAACCGGCCCCCGGGGCCTCAGGGGATGATGGGAGGACCACAGGGGGGACCCCCGTTCCCCCCGATGTGTGATATGCCGCAGAACATGCCGCAGAATATGGCGCAGAACATGCCGCAGAACATGCAGCAGAACATGCCTTTCCCCGGGATGGGTCAAAACCCTGCTGAGttcttcaacacattcttcaacAACCAGAACAATCAGAACACGGGTCCTGGAG ATGACAGCCATAcagcgcagcagcagcagcagcaggctggCCCTGACGCCCAGGCGTCCATGCAGAGCTTCCTGCCGGCTGTGCAGAAGGCCCTGTTTCTCCACctcacccagcagcagcagcaacagccaccaccacaacagcagcagcagcagtttcAGCCgtttcagcagcagcagcagcagcagcagcagccaccaCCGCTGCAGCAGCAgttccaccagcagcagcagcagcagttccagcagcagcagcagcagcagcagcagtttcAGCAGCAGGCTGATCCCCAGAGGCCAGAGGGGCAGGGAGCTGGGCCTGCTAGCAGGGACAGAG ATGAGACGACAAACTGGTACTCGAGTGATGAGGAGGACGGCGGGGGCAGCGTCTCATCCATCCTGAAGTCCCTGAAGAAGCAGAACGAGATGCTTAAGAACCAGCAGAGCCAGCAGCAGGCCCAGGGACCGGCCAAGCCCCCCCAGGTGCCGCCGAGTGACCCCAGGCTACAGAAGGGGCCCCCAAGTGACCCCCGCGTCAAGGCTGACCCGCGGCAGCGCGCCGCCGACCCCCGCAAGTCGGACACGGAGCCCGGCGTCCACGACCCGCGGCTGTCCAGGGACCCGCGCAAGCTGAAGCCCCCGGAGCCCTCGGCGGGGCTCTCCAAGTCGGACGCTCACAGGCACCCCGGCCACAAGCCGTCGGCGGGCGGCGAGGATGACGAGGAGGGCGAGCGGGAGCTGCGGGAGCGGGCGGTGTTCATCCCGCTGGAGCCCAGCGCCTCGGCGTCCGCCTCGCTCCGCGACCCGCGCTGCCAGCTCAAGCAGTTCAGCCACATCCGTGTGGACATCCTGCTCCAGCGGCCGGCCTTCGCCCACTCGGTGGTGTGGGCGCCCGAGGACCTCATCCCGCTCCTGGTGCCCAAGCAGGAGACGTCCATCAACCTACCGCTGCCGCCGCTCATAGCCGACGCGCAGCTCAACCGCACGTTTGGCTCGTCGCTGCCTGAGACGCACGTGTCCCCGACGTCGGCGGCATTGCCACCGGACCCACGGCTGGCGGCTGCCCGTCTGAAGGAAGGGGTTGGCAGGGTCGGCACCGGTCGGCCTGGTACGGACGGCAAACCTGGCGGCGAGAAGCCGCTGGACCCACGCACCTACAAGGACCCCCGGATCAGCCGCTCGTCCAGCTTGGACTCCTCCTCCAAGCCGCCGCCGCTGAAGGACTGCTCGCCAGGGGCAGGCGGCGTCTTGGACCCCAGGCTGCTGAGAGGCTCTGCTGGAACGTCTGGCTCCTCGTCCGTCGTTGTCGCTGCCGCCGCCACTGCCACTGCTGTGCGAGCGGAGCCCGAAAAGCTGCCCCCCTACGCCCCACGGCTAGCTGCCTCAACTGGCAAGGGTCTTGAGAGCCCCACCACCCTCCTGGGGGGCATCAGCCTGTACGACCCCCGCAACCAGACCTCACAGCCTCCAAAGGCTGCCGCCGAGGAGCCCTCCGAGCCGCCCAAAAAGACGGGCATCCTCAAGCCGGGATTGGGGAAGCGCAGCGGCAGCCCGCCTCCGGCCCAGCTCTCCCCCACACGCCGCTCAGGGCCCGAGGGAAAGACTTCTGACAGCCCCTCCAATGGCTCCGCGGCTGGAAGCACCGGCACGGCGGCGGCCATCCCCAGTGTCCCCACTTGCCCCCTCGCCGCCCCTACCCCCGCCCCAGCCCCGGCCGTCCACAACCTCCCTATCCAGGCCCTTGCCGGCCTCATCCGCCCACCCTACAGCGACCCCCGGCTGGCCAAGCCCTCGAGCCTGGCCCCAGCTGGACCACCGGAGGAGCCGGacaagaaggaggagaaggaggagaagatggaggtaggggaggatgaggagcggaagcaagaggaagaggaggacgatGAGGAGATGGACAGACCACTAAAGGACGTGTTTAAGACCTTTGACCCGACCGCCTCACCCTTCTGTCAGTGA